A segment of the Trifolium pratense cultivar HEN17-A07 linkage group LG7, ARS_RC_1.1, whole genome shotgun sequence genome:
tattcaaaaagtaaaaaattgatttaatacATGTTGGATGaatattattcaaaattatCTACTTCTTGAAGAACTTTAGTGTGAACTAATTCGACTAGTTAGATAGATAAGGAGGGATCCGTTcactccaggagtaagtcttcATTACCCCGCTAAATAACTCGATATcaacattatatttcttcaatccaaccgttgaattcaaagaccTTATTGAGTAAATCAAcgccacaaatttttataaaaattcaaaaccgtttgatactttttctgataacttcaattgaacgtacgtcaaacttaaaaaaaaaccgttgaatttcaatagtctgaatacataactacattttttgaatttttaaaatgaaaaccAATTTATTTTGCATAgactaaaaaacaaaagaacaaaactaaaaaacaaaagaacaaaacaaagGGTCATACTAAAGTGTCtgtatcttcttcttcttcatccgTAGTAGTAGAATTTGATTCATTAgtctctttttcttcttcttcttctgattcTGAGTATGTTCCTTTATCATTCtcctcttcatcatcttctACTACGTAGTAACGGCGAAGAAAATCagatttgttgttgttttgcaCGGGCCTGCCTCTCTTGTCGATTGGTGCAGAGTAATTGAAAAAAGTAATGCGATTGAAGGCccgataaataaatttttatttttattttttgttttcaccttTGGTATATGGCCGATTGGATCGCCTAATCTAGTTCGGGAGTCAGTTCCACATCAAGTAGTTTCACCCTCATTTCGATTGCAGTTGCTGGAGATCGAACTGTCCCGATaaatagggatggcaacgggcgctacttatttttttacttcgctacttcttttaaggagaagtggaGTCAAACATAATTTCGATAAagttcttaaaataaaaagcattttttttgtaataaaggAAACACAATATAagtaacttaaaataaatttatgatattaatttaaaagtgataattaagttgaaaaaaaataataaataccaaataactttaactttaaatttttttatttttaactttattcTTAAAGCAGCTTTTAAGTCTTAAAAAAGTAGGGTCAAATACAACCTAATTACTCTTTGTGGGTTAGTTACTTGAATTTAGATTTTCACTCGTTACAATAAATGTCCGTTGATTTGCAAAAATAAGCATggataaaataaaacagaataaatttttgttttcataagGCTCGATGGaccatattatttttatattttagacaaTTGTTGTTGAACTTTCACACACGCAACACAGTTCACGCAGTAATGAATCTCAATTTCAACTGGACGCAATTACGAAGGAAAATCCAATTCCTTATTATAATGGTGATTTTGGTGCTTGAAAATTGATGGGGGACCCGGCAAAAAAATGTACAGATAATTGAATAATGTTGGCCTTAGCATGGCCCTTAGAACTTAGGTGAATACATATATCTTTCTTGAAACTCAAGTTGAGAACTAATTCCAATATGCTTGAGAAAGTATGAATTAAAGGAATCTCCCTTTCAACTTATAAATCTTATGTAAACATCTCTTGCTTGAATTAAGAGTTTAAGACAATACATGGATCAGATTCTCCCCTCTCCTTGTCCATCTTCATTCTCCAAAGGCCTATAAATGTACCAATGCAATTCAAACCAATGCCTTCATCATAAGGACAacatcaccatcaccatcaccatcatcatcaacattttCTCTCCTCAACCTCCATTCCCATGTAAGCTACATCTAcataaaaatttcacttttgCTTTAACTGTCATGTCATTTTATATTCTAGTCATTCCATAAAATATGCTACATAGTACATACATAACACATTGCATATCTATGACACTTATTTTTATTGCGCGCAGCAAGAACATAAGCGAACGTGATGGTGCAGTTGCTACACGGGAGGCTCGATGTGACTATATATGAGGTTGATACGCTACAAACTCAAACTCTTCCCGGATGCAATTTCAATCTCTGCAACAAGGTGCCCTTAATCACAACACTGTCTCTATGCTAATTTTTTCCAATTTCATATTAAGTAGATTGATTAAAGCTTCTCAATTTCAAAGTGTTCCTATATTTTGTACATGTGAAATCTAAAATTGCATTATAGTATAGTCTAATCtctagagaaagagaaaaataaaatcttattcTATATATGTTCAAATTTTGTAAACAAGGGAACATGTACAAGTACGGGGAAGAAAATTCTGTCACAACTCAAGAATTGTTTTATGTGTCAATGCCAGCCGGCCGAGGTATCTTATATTTTCACATactattttatttccttatttactatttactatataatatgtaatgtaattttaGGTAAGAAACATACTTCATTATTTTTCTAAGCcaataataaaatgtaaaaacgTTTCGCAGATTATTGGGATGGGTCTGTATGCAACAGTTGATTTAGACAAGGCGCGAGTTGGAAGAACTAGAATGATAGATAACCCGAAATGGAATGAAAACTTTCACATTTATTCTGCTCATTCAATCTCCAATATCATATTCACGGTTAAACAAGATAACCCCATTGGAGCAACACTAATTGGTAGAGCTTATGTTCCAGTTGAACAAGTCATAAAGGGCAACATAGTAAACACATGGATTCAAATATTGGATGTGGAACATCGTCCAATACAAGGTGGTTCCAAAATCCATGTTCAAATTCAATTCTCACATGTTAAAAATGATCCAAACTGGTCACAAGGACTAAAGAGTCCACAATTTCAAGGAGTTCCTCACACTTTCTTTAAACAAAATAATGGTTGCCAAATCACTCTTTACCAAGATGCACATGTTATAGATGGTTCTATTCCGCATATTCCATTGGACGGAGTAGAAAGTTACGTGCCAGGAAAATGTTGGGAAGATATTTACAGTGCAATTAATGATGCTAAGCATTTTATTTGCATAACTGGTTGGTCTGTTTACACTGAAATAACCTTGATTAGGGACTTAAACAAGTCAACAAGAACAAGCATCACACTTGGAGAGCTTCTTAAGAAGAAAGCCAATGAAGGTGTTAATGTTCTTATGCTTGTTTGGGATGATAGGACTTCTGTTCCTGATTTTAAGAAAGATGGTTTGATGGAAACTCATGATCAAGAAACTGGACAATATTTTAGAAACACAAATGTTCATTGTGTTTTGTGTCCGCGTAATCCTGGTCATGGAAGAAGTATAGTTCAAGGTTTTGAAATTTCAACCATGTTCACTCATCATCAAAAGACTATAATTGTTGACAGTAGAATTGTTGGTTCTGGACAACGGAATAAGAGAACAATCACAAGTTTTGTTGGTGGGATTGATTTGTGTGATGGAAGATATGATACTATGGAACATCCTTTGTTTTCAACTTTGAATACAGTCCATCATGATGATTTTCATCAACCAAACTTCCCAGgtttgaattaattttataatttataacataAATTGCAAGACATGCTAGATACATAGGTTGATTAGTTGATATATTATAATCATATGTTAGTGcgtaagccaaataaatatatgagcATGCATACAGATAACTTCAGGATTTACGTAAGTTGGTTAGTCGAAGATAATCGAAAAACATGAATCATTTGCCAATAGTCTTTCGGCGTtaatcctgaaacacaaagagagaTGCGGTGATGAACAATCATTGGCCTGTGGTTCTTTCTGAACCGAAATTACTTATGTCTTAGAAGTTCTTTAGATTGAAAGAAGATGCAATGTGTGTTATGTCTGATCATAGTCTAGATTTAGTGTGATGGCGAATTAGAGTTTTCATTATtccatatcaattaattatcgaattaaaaaattaaagctcCTAATTGATGAAGATACATGTCCAcataattgaataaaaaattaaagctaCTAATTGAAAAAGGTCTATGTCCAACAGGTGCTTCTATTAAGAAAGGTGGTCCTAGAGAGCCATGGCATGACATTCATTGTAAGCTAGAAGGACCTGTTGCATGGGATGTGTTATGCAATTTTGAGCAAAGGTGGGAAAAGCAAGTTGGGAATAAGAATGTCCCAGTCCCTTCAAGCATGCTTAGTGAATATGGTATTGCTCGTGTACCGAATGTTGCAACGACCAATGAAAACAACAAATGGAATGTTCAGTTGTTTAGATCGATCGATGGTGGTGCTGCTTCAGGCTTCCCTCAAGATCCAAGAGAAGCTTGTGAAAAAGGTCTTGTTAGTGGAAAAGATAACATCATTGATAGAAGCATTCAAGATGCCTACATAAACGCCATTCGACGAGCGAAAAACTTCATCTACATAGAAAATCAGTATTTTCTCGGGAGTTCATATAGTTGGAAATCATCTGATATTAAAGTTGAGGATATTGGTGCTTTGCATCTTATACCAAAGGAACTTTCATTGAAGATTGTTAGCAAGATTGAAGCTGGAGAGAGATTTTCTGTGTACATTGTCATTCCAATGTGGCCAGAAGGTATACCTGAAAGTGCTTCAGTTCAGGCTATATTAGATTGGCAGAGAAGGACTATGGAAATGATGTATTCTGATATTGCGGAAGCTCTTCAAAGAAAAGGAATCAGAGGCAACAACCTAAGAGAGTACTTGACATTCTTTTGCCTTGGAAACAGAGAAagtaagaaaaataatgaatataCTCCTACAGAAAAACCTGAACCTGACAGTGATTATAGTAGAGCACAAAATTCTAGAAGATTCATGATATATGTTCATGCCAAAATGATGATAGGTAAGGGATCGAACATACTATACATCACTTGGTTTAACATTTATTATCATTAACTGAATTGACACTAATAGTCATTTTACAACCTCGAGGAGATTTGAACTATGCCTCTTGAGGTTACAAGCCAAGTCTTTACCACTGAACCGACAACTCAGGACAACGTTGTTTTTTGTGTGTCAACGTGCGTAGAGGACAAAACTCACACACACTAAGTGGCGAGAATAGGGTATTGCGGGTTTGATCCCGCACCCCAACATATCAAATGTCCTCACAGTCTAACATCTGTGTTGCACTTACGGGACCAGTACGACTGTTTTTAGGTTACCTTGTGCAACAAGTTTCTGTCTTTACGTTTGATTATGCTGCTTCATTATTTCCTACCCTATTTGGTCAAGAATTAACAAACTCTTGTGACTTTTCTTTGCTGCTTGATTCAGTTGATGATGAATACATAATCATTGGTTCTGCAAACATAAACCAAAGATCAATGGATGGAGCTAGAGACAGTGAGATTGCAATAGGTGCATTCCAACCAAACCATATAGCATCCAATAATAGGCCACCAAAAGGACAAATATATGCATTCAGAAGATCACTATGGTATGAGCACCTTGGAGATATTGGTGATACAAGCCACTTTGATAATCCAGAAAGTTTGAACTGCATCAATCTTGTGAATCGTTTTGCTGGGACCAATTGGGACATATACTCAAAGGATACATTTGAGGAATACAAGTATTCATTTCATCACCTCATGAGATATCCAATAGAAGTAACTAATAATGGAGCCATAACAACTCTTCCAGGATTTGAATGTTTTCCTGATACTAAGGCTAGGATTTTGGGTTCAAAATCTGATTACCTTCCTCCAATTCTCACCACCTAAACAGGAACTTATATGTGTAACATAGCTTGAGATAAAACATTGAAAAGTTGAAACATGTAATTACATATTGAAAATTGAGTGTGCATTCACATAAATAATTACCATTTAATTTATtactatttaatatttaagtAACACATAACACATTGTCTTTAAgtaatgtttgatgtatttatCACATGGAGGTTCAATATTTTCCTAAAGCTATATATCACAAACCCCTAGTACGATAAAAGCTGAATATAAAATCAGAGTTAGAAAATATTAAGTGACAGTTTAatgtttaaaagttaaaactagTTTTTCTTTAGAGAAACGCAATTAccttaaaaaaactaaagtaactcctatttatttattttttgaaacagaAATCACTCCTAATTTAAACTAAAATTGTGAAAATATACTGCATCACGTTCCTAGCAGTTCTcttatttttccaattttttttagaaatcaTGTTATTGGGCTCTTGTAGGTCAAAAATTAGTGAATAGCTCTATAAATTTATAGCAAATAACTTATATGTAAAAAAACCTTATAGCATATGACTTTATAACGATAATTGATAAGTTAAATGGTTGAATTTGTACTGCTTAATAAAATTAGTAgttgaattaatttataaatattgggaaaaaaatatacattataaGCTACTTGAAGTCAAATACAAGTCATTAGGTTTGATTTAGTAGTAAGAAGTTTGGGTAGTGTGCATGAAGTGATGAGTTCGATTCttaactcattgtaaacaagaAAAAAAGTCAAATGCATACATGCAGTGGCAGAgccaaaaaatttataaagcccgagtaaaatctcaatttttgcattgaaaaatctcagttttgaaaaaaaaatcaattttacccTAAACTAACCtctaaaaatctcaattttaccGGGCTGGCTGAGCTGTAGATCCGCCCATGCATACAtgtcctatatataaaaaaagtttaattttaaaattcatcaTAGAATTAATGGATCTAAACTATAATTTAGTCTAAATACATCCATTGAATCTAGATTATATTGGTCCAAATGATAAAAATCTTAATCCttttaagcatgtggtcagatATTCGATTTCTCATGCGTATAGAAAAAACTCAATTTGAAATGAAAACATTCTTAGGTGCCCCATAGGTTCCATATAAAAATTAGTCATAGGAGGTGAAAACTTGGTAAAAAGAAACTCCAAATATCctaatgattttttaatttttatactgtAGTACTTTTTTTTGTAAGGAATATTAGGAAGAGTTGTCATACGTTGATTGGATATGAAATAAATAATGTTATAATCCTATGGGCCAATTG
Coding sequences within it:
- the LOC123898721 gene encoding phospholipase D alpha 1-like, with protein sequence MVQLLHGRLDVTIYEVDTLQTQTLPGCNFNLCNKGTCTSTGKKILSQLKNCFMCQCQPAEIIGMGLYATVDLDKARVGRTRMIDNPKWNENFHIYSAHSISNIIFTVKQDNPIGATLIGRAYVPVEQVIKGNIVNTWIQILDVEHRPIQGGSKIHVQIQFSHVKNDPNWSQGLKSPQFQGVPHTFFKQNNGCQITLYQDAHVIDGSIPHIPLDGVESYVPGKCWEDIYSAINDAKHFICITGWSVYTEITLIRDLNKSTRTSITLGELLKKKANEGVNVLMLVWDDRTSVPDFKKDGLMETHDQETGQYFRNTNVHCVLCPRNPGHGRSIVQGFEISTMFTHHQKTIIVDSRIVGSGQRNKRTITSFVGGIDLCDGRYDTMEHPLFSTLNTVHHDDFHQPNFPGASIKKGGPREPWHDIHCKLEGPVAWDVLCNFEQRWEKQVGNKNVPVPSSMLSEYGIARVPNVATTNENNKWNVQLFRSIDGGAASGFPQDPREACEKGLVSGKDNIIDRSIQDAYINAIRRAKNFIYIENQYFLGSSYSWKSSDIKVEDIGALHLIPKELSLKIVSKIEAGERFSVYIVIPMWPEGIPESASVQAILDWQRRTMEMMYSDIAEALQRKGIRGNNLREYLTFFCLGNRESKKNNEYTPTEKPEPDSDYSRAQNSRRFMIYVHAKMMIVDDEYIIIGSANINQRSMDGARDSEIAIGAFQPNHIASNNRPPKGQIYAFRRSLWYEHLGDIGDTSHFDNPESLNCINLVNRFAGTNWDIYSKDTFEEYKYSFHHLMRYPIEVTNNGAITTLPGFECFPDTKARILGSKSDYLPPILTT